In the Deltaproteobacteria bacterium genome, one interval contains:
- a CDS encoding thiosulfate sulfurtransferase, translated as MYEEPEVCEIDVEEAKRLFDEKTAVFVDVRMGRDYASAHVPGAVHLRDDNVEDFVKKTPKDARIVVYCYHGYVSVGGADFLRSRGFTDVCSITGGFEAWRPQFPTERSA; from the coding sequence ATGTACGAGGAGCCCGAGGTTTGCGAGATCGACGTAGAGGAAGCCAAACGCCTCTTCGACGAAAAGACCGCTGTCTTCGTCGACGTGCGCATGGGACGCGACTACGCCAGCGCTCACGTCCCCGGCGCGGTCCACCTGCGTGACGACAACGTCGAGGATTTCGTCAAAAAAACGCCCAAGGACGCGCGCATTGTCGTCTATTGCTATCACGGCTACGTGAGTGTCGGCGGCGCGGATTTCCTGCGTTCGCGCGGATTCACCGACGTGTGCAGTATCACCGGCGGATTCGAGGCGTGGCGGCCACAGTTCCCCACGGAGCGCTCGGCCTAG